AAGTCATTATCACCAGTATCACTAATTAGCGGCTTATTATTTAAGGCTGCTAATTTTTTTTTCGTAGCAATAATCATAATATTGTCTTTGCCACCACGTTGTTCAAGAATAAGACGAATTATACGTGGACTTAATTGCTGATTACCACGACCAAAAATATGGCCCTGCCCTCCAATTAAAGTAATAACTAACGTTATATTTTGTTGAGCTAGAGTGAGGTTGCTTGATTCAGAACTCTTTGTTGAGATAAGTTGTTGCCATAACTGCTGTTCAGTTACATCATTAGCAATGAGCATTTGATTTTTCACTAAATCAACGCCTAGTAAAGTACTCTCTAAACCAAGCTCGCCCATTAGAAAATCAGTTGTTGAGCCTGAGCCAATAATAAATAAACCTTCATCATCATCTCTCATGTGCGAAATAACATCTTCACTAATATCCTGCAGTACTAGTTCATCTAACTCTTTACCGCCCGACTTTACCGCTTGTACGTATCTAAGTTCACTCGGAATTTGCATTTCACCAAAACGTTTAGCTTTAACAATCCCTTGACGAAATAATGATTCATCAATATCCATAACATCACCCTCAGTTAATGTTACTAATTGTTTAGTGACCATTAACTCTACTACTCGCCCTGCAGCCCTAGGTGTAATAGCATAAACACCTGAGTGAATTTTACATCCTGCTGGAATACCTAATACAGGTACTTGAGATGAATCTTTTTCTTGTGTATTTAAGGCTACTACTTTCGCTATATTACGCGCAGTACCATCACCACCAGCAAATAAAATAATATCAACTTGCTTAGCGAGTAAAGCAGATATAGTGCTTTCGGTATCAATTGCTTGTGTTTTATCTGTTGAGGTTTGATAAACCAGTTCAACAGTAAAACCTAGTGATTTTGCGGCTTGCTCACCCATTTGGTTATTAGCAGTATATACAGTTATTTCATCTTGATAAGGTAATAATACTTTTAGCGCTGTTTGTGTTCGCTCATTGGCTTTAAGATCAGCTCCTAATGCTAAGGCGTGATTTACCATATCATCACTCCCCTTTAACGCGACACTTCCACCAACACCTGCTATCGGGTTAATAACCAAGCCTAATTTGAACATTATTTGCCTTCTTTATTTTTTATAAAACCATCAGTATTTAAAGGTAAAGGTGTATTATAAAAGTGAGCCAAAGCTTCAATGAACTGATTTGCTCTTACCGGAAACCCTTGCTGTAAAAACACTTCAACCTGTTGAAAAACTTTGTCTTTAAAATCAATACTATCGGATTGAAATCCATCTAAATTATCAGAAGAAACATGGAAATCTTTTTTAACGGCGACATTAAAAGCCCACTCAATAGCTTGTGGAATAACTTCAACCTGCTCAAATTGAGCTTGTTGCTGCTCATTTCGCCCATCAGGAGCATACCAGTAGCCATAATCTTCTAGTAAACGTCTTTTTTCGCCGGCATGACACCAATGCGCTATTTCATGAAAAGCACTTGCATAATAGCCATGGGCAAAGACTATTTGATTATAACTACATTCGCTATTTTGAGGTAAATAGATGGGTTCATCGTCCCCCCTAATCAATCGCGTGTTATAAGATTGACTAAAAGTTTTATCAAAGAGCTCAATTAAATCTTGATAATGGTATGACATGACATTTATAACTAGGAATATAGTAGCAGAAAAATAATAGCGCTATTGTAACGAAAAATGACGCCTGTGACAGCGTCATTTTAATTGAGATAGTGTTTAATATAATTTTAAGCTTATTAAGCTTACATTGTTAATTTAAACATCATCTTCGATATTATCCTTACCTTTAGTGCGCTCTATGCTATTTAACTTATGGTGGATAGCTGATTTAATCATCATATAAGCACTAACCGGTGCCGTCAGCAAAAGAAATATAGAGATAAGAATCTCTTTTAAACTTAACCCATCTTGCGTAGTACTAAAGAAAATCATTGCAGCGGTTAATAATGACGCCATACCCAATGTGGTTGCTTTAGTAGGCCCATGAAGTCGCATAAAAAAGTCTGGCATTTTCACTAAACCGATAGACCCGATAAGTACAAAAGTTCCGCCAATTAATAATAATATTGAAATAATCCATTCAGTCATAACTTACCTCCTACTCTATAATGTCGCCACGTAATAAGTATTTACATACTGCCACAGTACTTACAAAACCTAACATAGCAATTAGCAATGCAGCCTCAAAATACAGTCCAGTTCCCATATTCATGCCATATAAGATGATCAACGCAATACTATTGATATACATTGTATCGAGCGCCAGTATTCTATCGGGAACTGAAGGACCCATTAATAAACGCCATAAGTTTAATATTAACGACAGACCTATCATCGCAAACACAATCAAAATAACAGTTTCTAGCATTGAAATATCTCCTTAAGAGGCGCTTCATAACGTTGTTTAATTGTATTGATTAAAGCCTCTTCATCAGTAAGATTTAAAACGTGTATCAATAAATAACGTTGTTCCGGCTTTTGACCTTCGATAAAACACTCACGCCATGGATACACTTCAGCACTAACAGTTCCAGGTGTTAATGACACTGTACTGGCCAATATAGTAATAGGCATACTGTGTGTTAAATCTAGTGGTACCTTAACAAAGCCTGGCGTTAATTTTTTAGTCGGTCCTAATATTAATATAGCAACCTCAACATTTGCCGTAATAATGTCATATAAAACCAACATTAAATGACGTAACGCTAGCATAGGCCTTAGTACTAATGGCTGCTTAGTTCTAAATGGGTTAGTCGCAAGCGGAATAACAATAGCAAGAATAATAGCTAAGACAATATGCCCGGTTGATACGCTATTATTTAATAATAACCATACAACAAATAACAAAATACTCCGAATAGGAGTTGGCAGCCATTTAAATCGAGTTTCTAAACGCATTACTCGCCTCCAGGAAGAATAATATTAATATTGTTGCTAAAATCATGTAATTGAGTCGCAGCTCCAATTGCATACTCACTTAACGGTCCTGCAAAAATACTCATTAACGGTGCACTAGCCACCAGAATAATTAATGCAGCTAACTGTGCAGGATGTACACGTTCTTGCTTAGCTCTTTCTGCCACTCTTTGTTCTGAAATCTTAGCTTGATGATGCCAAAAAACCGTACTACCTGCTTTAGCGACTGCAAATAACACCGCTAAACTCGCGAGTAAATAAAGCGGCCAAAATACAACGTTATATTCAATATTAAGTGTCGCTTGAAGTAACCATACTTTCGCTATAAATCCAGACAAAGGCGGCATACCTATTACCGCTACCGCAGCAATAACAAAGCAAGACCCCAACAACATGGGTTGAGAAACCGGAGTTCCGGCGGTAATACGGTCTGCAACCTTACCTCGTTGACGGCCAATTAAGTCAGCTAAAATATATAACGCAGCAGTAACAAGCGTTGAATGAACAAGATAATAAATAGCCGCTGAACTTGCTTCAACTGTCTGCACAGCTATTAAGGCCACTAAAGTACCTATCGAAACAATCACCAAATTAGAGACGAGTTTTCTTAAATCTTGGCTTGCTAGTACACCAATGGCACCCATAGTAATTGTCGCCAATGCTAACCACCATAACCAACTTTGCGCCATATGAGTTAACTCACCCGCTTCTTCACCAAAGATAAGCGTATAAACACGCATCATTGAATAAACGCCAACTTTAGTCATTATCGCAAACAACGCAGCAACAACAGGCATCGCGGTAGCGTAAGTATTAGGTAGCCATAAATGTAACGGTAATAAAGCACCTTTTAAAGCAAAAACCACAAGCAATAACAAGCCACCTATTTTAGCCAGATAAACATCATCACCTTGTAAGTAAGTTACTTTTTGTGCCATATCAGTCATATTCAGCGTGCCCAATACGCCATATAGAATACCTAAAGCAACTAAGAAAACAGCCGAGCCAACAAGATTCATAATGACATATTGCAAAGCCGCTCGTGTATTTTTCTTATCTCCACCGTGCATCAATAATGCATAAGAAGCGATAAGCAATACTTCGAAAAATACAAATAGGTTAAAAGCATCCCCTGTTAAAAAAGCGCCATTTACACCTAAAATTAAAAACTGTACTAATGGATGAAAAAAGCTACCTTTCTCATCGTCTCCGGCACTAGCATACAAAGTACACACAGCACCAAGTAAAGAACTCAAACACACTAATAAGGTAGATAAAGGATCAGCAACTAGCACAATACCAAAAGGCGCGCTCCAATCACCAATCGCATAAACTTGAGTACCGTCTGCTTGAACTTTCAATAATAAAGCTAATGAAATGAAAAAAGTGATAAAACTTAACGCTACAGAAGAAAACCGTCTTATCGCCTTGTTTTTCCCACATGGCGGCATTAGTAAGATCACCCCTGCCAACATAGGTAGTAATATAGGTAAAGAAGTCAAATGCTGGCTCATACTTTGCCCTTTTTATTATTTTCTGGAACTTGCCCATTCACATGATCATTACCTAAGTCTGCTCGCCCTCTTATTGCCAAAATAACGACAAAAGCCGTCATTGCAAACCCAATTACAATCGCCGTTAATACAAAAGCTTGTGGTAATGGATCAGCATAAACTTCACTGTAACCTAGAACCGCAGCACTATTTAAACTAAGTCGTCCTGAAGAAAACAAAAATAAATTAACGCCATAAGACAGCATTGTTAAACCTAAAACCACCGGGAAAGTTCGCGATCTTAATATTAAGAACACACCACAAAACACTAAAACTCCAACACAAGATGCGTAAAGTAATTCCATTAAATATTTACCTCTTCTTTAGGTGCATTAGCCGTTAACTTACCAAGACTACCTAAAATCATTAATGTCGCACCAACAACCGTAATATAAACACCTAAATCAAATACCAAGGCACTGGCAAGTTCAATTTCGCCAATAAAAGGTATATTGAAATAATCAAACCAGGTTGTCATGAACGGCTTATCAAAGAACCAACTACCAACACCGGTAAATAATGCAATCGCAATACCTGAGGCAATAATTTTACGATAATTAATCGTTAAGCGTTCAGCAATCCAATTTGAACCATGAGCGATATATTGCAAAATAAAAGCAATAGCAGTTATTAACCCTGCAATAAATCCGCCACCGGGTAGGTTATGACCGCGTAAGAAAATATAAAACGACACGAGTAACGCTAACGGTAATAGTGACTGAGAAATACTCGCCAATAAAATAGGATAACGTTCTTTTGCCCAAGGACGGCCTTCACTATCACTACCAGGCATAAATAAAGGCAAGTTTACTAACAGCTTATAAATGCCTAAAGCAGCAATTCCTAATACACAAATTTCTCCTAGCGTATCAAAACCACGAAAATCGACTAAAATAACATTTACAACATTCGTGCCGCCACCACCTGTTTTAGCATTTGCTAAGAAAAAGTCTGATATAGACTCAAATGGACGGGTAATTAAGGCATAACAAATGCTACCAATAACAACACCTAATGTTCCAGATATACCTATATCACGCAGTATGCGCATAGAGCTAGATTCTCTAGGCGAGTACTGTGGTAAAAAGAATAAAGCCAACATCAGTAATATAATAGTCACTACTTCAACGGTTAGCTGAGTCAATGCTAAATCTGGCGCTGAGAATCGAGTAAAGGCGACAGATACCATCAAGCCCACAACAGAGACCATCAACAAGGAGATCATTCGTGTGCGATACCAAATGACTGTACTAATAGCGCCAATAATTAATAACGCTGCTCCAACAGCATTATGAACATCGATAGGAGTTAGTGGTTTTTGCCCTACTAATTGGTTCATTTCAAGTAATGGCCAACCAGAAAAAAGTAAAACTACTAGGAACATTAACGTTAAATAACGCTGTAACGAACCATTTTCTATCGTATTTATTTTATGCTGGCACCACTTTATCATCCGATAAACTGTACCATCGAACACTTTTTTAGCGTTTAAAGTGGGTAGAGAATCTTGAAATTTATAAAGATGGCGGCGTTGTGTATACATAAATAAACCACCACTAACGGCAATAGCACTCATTAATAATGGCAAATTAAAACCATGCCACAGCGCTACTTTAAACTCTGGCACATAACCACCAAGTACAGCAAAAGACGCAGACTTTAAAATGTCATCAACAATAAAGTTTGGAAATATTCCCACAAGTAAACATAAAGCCACTAATATCTCGATTGGCACCCGCATATATCGAGGAGGTTCACTTGGTTGTCTAGGTAAGTCAATCGGATCACCATTAAAGAAAACATCATGGATAAATCGTGCGGAATAAGCTACCGCTAAAGCACCTGCAACGGTCGCAAGTACAGGAATAAGCCATGACATAGATCCCAATAATTGTTGGTGTAATGTTTCAGCAAAAAACATTTCTTTAGACAAGAATCCATTTAATAGTGGAACCCCTGCCATAGCCGCTGCAGCAACCATTGCCAATGTTGCTGTATAAGGCATAAATCGCCACATACCGTTGAGCTTACGCATATCACGCGTACCGGTTTCATGGTCAATAATACCTGTTGCCATAAACAAAGAAGCTTTAAAGGTTGCATGGTTGATAATATGGAAAATAGCAGCGACTGTCGCAAGTTCCGTACTCAAGCCTAATAATAAAGTAATTAAACCTAAGTGACTAATAGTTGAATAAGCTAATAACCCTTTTAAATCATGCTTAAATAAAGCGATGTAAGCGCCAAATAATAATGTAGTTAAGCCAGTGATACTAACAATAATAAACCAAGTATCAGTTCCCGCTAATACAGGGTAAAAACGTGCTAATAAAAAAATACCTGCCTTTACCATAGTGGCAGAATGAAGATAAGCACTTACTGGTGTTGGTGCCGCCATTGCATGGGGTAACCAAAAATGAAAAGGAAATTGTGCCGACTTAGTGAAGGCGCCAAGTAATACTAAAATTAGTGCAACTTCGTACCAATCATGTGCTTGAATAATTTCTCTGCTAGCTAAAATAACATCTAAATTAAAACTACCAACGATATTACCCAATAAAAGCAAACCCGCTAATAAAGCTAAACCACCACCACCGGTTATAGTTAAAGCCATTATCGCACCTTTACGTGCTTCGGATTTCTGCCACCAGTAACTAATTAATAAGAAAGAACTAATACTAGTAAGTTCCCAAAAAAACCAGAGTTGAATGACATTATTCGACATGACAATACCAAGCATTGCTGTCATAAATAACATCAAGTAGGCATAAAGCTTAGGCATAGAGTCTTTACTACTTAAGTAATAACGAGTATAAAAAATAACTAATATACCAATGCCTAATATCATAAAAATGAATAATAGTGAGAGACCGTCTAAACGAAAGGCTATATCAATACCCAGTAGCGGTATCCACGAAATTGTTTGTCGAATTTCCTCACCAGAAAAAACAGCAGGAGTAAGGCTAATGGTCATTAATAATGCGATAACAGGCATTAATAAGGATAACCCAGTCGATTGATTACGGGTTAATTTGCCCGTCATTGAAGAAATAATACTGCCAAGTAAGGATAGCAAGGGTATCCAAAGCAAAGTCATAAAGTAAACCTTTTTGATAGCGTCGTATTATTACGACAGTACACTATATTATTAGTGTGATGATTCATGTGTTGAATAGTGTAAATATACAATGTTAATGATGATTTTACTGTATTAGTCTTTGAGTTGTCTATAGTTTGTAATTATAGTTTTATCTATTTTATTTAGTACTCGCTAGCCAATTCAAATAGAATTGAAGTTGTGGACAACGAGGATAACTTTTTTCGTTAGGATTAAGTCCGCACCGCACGACTCTATAACTATTAATTACAGTAAATCAACTAACTAAGATTACAATCACTACTGAGTTTAACTATATATTCACACCTAAAATACCAAAATCATTTGGATTATGTAAAATTTTATGTCAAAAATTAAAATAAGCTTCTTCTAGCACTAGTCGCACTGCCTATATAAAGTGTAGTATTTACCTTAATTAAGAAGTATGAGTTTGCAGGTGATAAATGAAGAAGCTGGACAACATCGATTTACAAGTATTAACTATTTTATATAATGATGCAGATATTACTAATAAAGAATTAGCTGAAAAAATAGGAATTGCACCTTCAACGTGTTTAGAGCGTGTAAAACGTTTAAGGCAAAATGGCGTTATAAAAGGTGCTTATATTGATGTCAACTTAAATACTATTGGTGGTAATATTGAAGCAATTGCAGCTATTCGTCTACAGCCTTATTCAGAGCAAATTGTAAATCAGTTTAGAGATGACTTATTAAAATATCCTGAAATATTGAATCTTTACCATATGGGTGGTAGTTATGATTACTACATTCATATGTCAGTTCAAGATAGTGAACATTTACGCCAATTTGTCTTTAAAAATATAACCTCAAGAGACGAAGTTACTACGGTAGAAACTTCACTTGTTTTTGAGCATAGTCGTAGTGGTGTACTACCAAATTTTCAAACAAACTAAAGCATTATAGTAATTAGTTATAATGCTTTAATATTTCAATAATGAAAGTAATACTACATTAGTTCACTATATTACTTGTTAGCTTTTGACTCTTTGCCACGATGTGCTTTTGAAGGTGCATTGTGCTGCACCCTACTCTTCACAGAATGATTATTTTTTTTCACCGTTTTTGTTGTACTACGCTCTTTATGATGGCTAGTTTGACGTTGCTTAGTTGTCACTTTTTGGATGTTTTTATTAGATGGATTAACATTACGTTGCACAACTTTCTTTTGCTTAAGTTGACTTTGAACATGTCGCTCTGATTTTTTCGTGTTATGCACTCTCACTTTATTACTATAATATTTTTTACCCGTAGCCTTACTTCTGTAAGCAACGCCTTTTCGATGTATTGGTTGATGAACCCAACGTTTAGCGTTACCTCCTCTTGAAATGGCACTAGGCTTACGATAATGATGAGACTTATATGGGTTTACAACAAGTACATGACGTTTATTCCACTGAAAAGTACTAAAGAAATAATTAAACGAAATATGAACACCCGAATGCCAATAAAAAGGATTATGGCGATTCACAGAAACATGAAAAGAAGGACGCCAGTAGACAGGTGGATATGACGACCAATGCCAAGTACCATAAACCATACGTGTGTCATAATAAGGAACATACACAACTTCTTTTTTTATAGGTTCAATTATAATATTACTGTCTTCATAACTGACTTCCATATTATTCATTTTACTGAGATTGCCAGCAAGTTTAGCTTTTTCCCTAAGCGTTTGAATACTTTCTAAGACCCTTGTTTCATCTTCTAAGAAAGTATCACCTAATAGCTGCATCCATGTTAAGTCTTCACTTAAATGATTCAGTATTTGTTCAAAAGGCACTAATGCTTTAACACTAGGATCCCAATCAAAACTTTCAATTACTTGAGCAATTTGAGCAGCATTTAAGCCTGCATTATTTTCTAACCACCGCTGTGCTTTGATAACTTCAATTGGATATGTTGACGATATCAATATATGAGTTAACAAGCTGTCAGGATATAGAGCTATCGGCGCTAACATTTGCGCTAACTCAGCTTCACTTATTTGTGATTGTTCTTGCTCATCTAATTGATAATTTTGCTGTGAAAATGCGCTTAAACTCACTGGCGCACTTAATATAAAACTTAATAACAAAATAAAGGTTTTCATCATTTTTATCCTTTTTACTGATCTTAAGTAGTAAGCATACCTTGACCAAACTGAACGCAAGCTGAATAAATAAATACTAGGTCGATATATCAAACACCAGTGTAAAAGTAGCACCACCAAGTGTAGGTGATTTACTGATAAACAATTGACCTCGATAGCTACTCACAAGATCATTAACAATTGCTAAACCAATACCATGTCCTGCTTGATAGGTATCAGCTCGACCTCCTCGCGATAAAATAATAGCCTGCTGTGATTGATTGATACCTTCACCATCATCAGAAACTTCTATGGTTAATTTTTCATTTTCGTTTAAAACCTTAATTGCTATCTTACTTTTAGCGGCTTTACAGGCGTTGTCTAATATATTACCTAAAATCTCCATTAAATCACCTTCATCGCCTTTAAAGATGGCCGACTCATTAACATCAAGCGTGAAAGATAAATGGTTGTCTCTATATAATTTACTTAAAGTTTTCACCAGTTTTTCAGCGACTTGTTTCACTCCAATCCCTAAATGCCATGAAGACTGTCCCGCACTTTGCGCTCTTTTCAGCTGATATTCAATAATTTGGTTAATTTTCTGTAGTTGAACATTTGTATTAGCTGAGATTTCTTTTTCACTTTGCATGACTGCAAGCGGGGTTTTCAGGCTATGGGCTAAATCAGATAAAGCATTACGATAACGCGTCCGTTGATTTTCTTCTGTTACTAATAAAGTGTTTAATTGTTTCACCACCTTCTGTAATTCAAGTGGGTAATAACCGCTTAATGATTTCTGCTGGCCTTTTTCAATACGCTCAAGCTCATAGGTTAATTGTCTCAATGGTTTCAGAGTCCACAATAAGCCAATGATTTGAACAGAGACAAACACGACGATTAGTAATAATAGCCATCCCCAAAGTTTATGCCTAAAATCATTGAGTGCAATCAGCATATTTTCTTGATCTTTAATAATATGAAGAGTTACAGGAAACTCTTGTCCGTTATTAAAAAAACTAACACTAAAACTAAAAAGTAAATGACTACTACCTTCTAAATTGATGGTAGAAAACAACGTTTCTCCAACAATAGGCGATGGTAATAATGCGGGTAAGGATAAGGTTAGCAAAGATTGTGACTGCCATAATGGCATATTATCTGTTGTGTTTTCTGCTAACGTAGTTAAATCATTGCTAGATGTTACTATTGCATACAAGCCTGATTGGCTCACATTAAATTGGTTTTCCAATAAGAGTTCTGGCATGACTAATTGATTATTTTCTACCTCAGCTACAGTCAAAATAGAATAACTATAAGCTTTTAATTCGTTTTGACTCCCCGACATTAATTGTCGCTCAAAGGCATTACTTAATGTAAAACCAATAATAGGTAGCATGATCACTGTCATTACTAATGTACTTAATAATAACCGAACCTTTAAAGAATTCATTTAACGTCTAATCGCTTTAATTTATAACCGTGGCCTCGAAGCGTTTCGATAAAGCCATATTCGCCTGTAGGGTCGAGTTTTTTTCTTAAACGTCTGATAAAAACTTCAATAACGTTAGAATCAAGATCGAAGTCTTGATCATAAATATGCTCAGTGAGTTTTGCTTTCGAAGTCACTTCATCAAGGTGCAACATCATATATTCTAATAGTTTATATTCTGAACTACTCAGTTTTATCGCTTGATTATTCACTTCAACTTGTAAGCTTTTTGTATTTAATGTTAGTTCACCATTCGTGATTAGTGGGCTTGCCTGACCAGCTGAACGTCGAATTAACGCATTTAAACGTGCAAATAATTCTTCTGTTTGAAAAGGCTTAGTTAAATAATCATCTGCACCCGCATCTAACCCTGATACTTTATCTTGCCAACTGTCTCTTGCTGTTAATACTAAAATAGGAAAGCTAATATCGTTTTCTCGCAATGCTTTAATGACACTAATACCATCTATAATTGGTAAGCCAATATCTATAATTGCAGCATCGTAAGGGTATTCTTGGCCTTGAAATAAGCCAGTTTGCCCATCGCTGGCAACATCAACTAAATAATTAGCATCAATCAAATGCTTATATAAATTTTGTTGTAAGGCTAAATCGTCTTCAATTAGTAATAATCGCATATTAATTACCACCACTTACATTGCCAGTTTTAGCATCAACAGAAACTGAGATTATATGACCATTGTTTTTAATTAATTTAATGCGATAAGACGATTTTTGTTTTTGTACTTTAAGCACTTTACCACCAAATCGACTTTTAGCCATTTGCGCTGCTTGCTGACTACTCGTTACTCTTAACTGTTGCTTATGTGCTTGCTGATTAGCTTTAATCGCATAGTTGTTAGCAGTAAAACTTCCATGTGCAAATGTACTCATGGATAGAGTTATAGAAAGAAGAAAAAAACAGGGTAAAGCAAATTTCATTATTGTTCCAAGTACTAGTGTATTTCAGTATTAACCATAGCTTATTTAAAATAATACTCCTTAGCAACTGAATATAAGCTGAACGTACTCACCTGATATCAAAATATAAAATAAAGCTTCTAAAACGTGATAAATCATTCAGCTTACATTCATCTTGATTGCGCTTTAATAACAACATAAACAAATATCGCAAGGATAAATTATGCTTCATAAAATACATAAAACTAAATCGGGCTACGCAATCAAGCTATTACTATTAACCTTTACGAGTATATTATTGTCCACACAAGCTAATGCTAATGATTTAGAGGATTCTGCATTGCCAAGCCATTCTGTTTCTCAAGGATCATTTAAAAACAATTTTAATGATGAACTACGCCAGCAAATAATTGACGTTAATAGATTTACTAACACGCCAGATCAACTTAATAACAAAGCAACATCGAAAACAAGAGAAGAAATTCAAAATAACAATAGTGTTTTAATGAACAAATCGAGTAAAAATAAAATGCTACAAAATCGTAGCTCTTATTACGACGCCGACTTTACAATTTATGCTGCAACAAGCTTTTTACTTGATGATTTTGATAATGACGGCTTCTATCAAACTTTTAGTGTGGTTTTTGACGCTGATATATATAGCTATACACAGCACCAGCTAGGTGAAGTTTATGCTTTGTTATACCTAAGTAAAAATGGTAAACCATGGAAGCACTACTATACTACTGATACTTTTCTTATTGAAGGAGAGTCTGATCTAGACGAATATGAAGTTATAACCACTTTTTTATCTGGTTACTCAACTGACTATTATGATGTGTTAATTGATTTATATCAGGTTGGTTATCCCGATATTGTTGCTACCTATAGTTCAGACGACACCAACGCCTTATATGCTTTACCATTAGAAAGTAATAACTATGACGACACTTATATTGAAGTGGTAGAAGTTTACGGTGGTGGTAGTTTCTCTTTTATCACTTTATTGATGATTATAACGTTAAGCTTTTTTCGTTTACGAGCTAAACACTAATAAAGATAACAGCAAGCAATAAATCTTAGCTAAAAAAAACCACAAGAAGAAGCTTCTTGTGGTTTTTATTTTAATGATTCGAAGTTATCTGATCACTATATTATGAGTAGGAAAAGGCTACTTTCAAAAAAATAGCGCTCTCCCTTTCAAATACTTACTTTAGCTTTTTAAGTCATCAAAGAATTTTTTTACACCATCAAAGAAGCCTGTTTCTTTTGGGCTATGCTTTTTACTGCTTTTA
The sequence above is a segment of the Colwellia sp. 20A7 genome. Coding sequences within it:
- a CDS encoding monovalent cation/H+ antiporter subunit D, which gives rise to MSQHLTSLPILLPMLAGVILLMPPCGKNKAIRRFSSVALSFITFFISLALLLKVQADGTQVYAIGDWSAPFGIVLVADPLSTLLVCLSSLLGAVCTLYASAGDDEKGSFFHPLVQFLILGVNGAFLTGDAFNLFVFFEVLLIASYALLMHGGDKKNTRAALQYVIMNLVGSAVFLVALGILYGVLGTLNMTDMAQKVTYLQGDDVYLAKIGGLLLLVVFALKGALLPLHLWLPNTYATAMPVVAALFAIMTKVGVYSMMRVYTLIFGEEAGELTHMAQSWLWWLALATITMGAIGVLASQDLRKLVSNLVIVSIGTLVALIAVQTVEASSAAIYYLVHSTLVTAALYILADLIGRQRGKVADRITAGTPVSQPMLLGSCFVIAAVAVIGMPPLSGFIAKVWLLQATLNIEYNVVFWPLYLLASLAVLFAVAKAGSTVFWHHQAKISEQRVAERAKQERVHPAQLAALIILVASAPLMSIFAGPLSEYAIGAATQLHDFSNNINIILPGGE
- a CDS encoding Na+/H+ antiporter subunit E, giving the protein MRLETRFKWLPTPIRSILLFVVWLLLNNSVSTGHIVLAIILAIVIPLATNPFRTKQPLVLRPMLALRHLMLVLYDIITANVEVAILILGPTKKLTPGFVKVPLDLTHSMPITILASTVSLTPGTVSAEVYPWRECFIEGQKPEQRYLLIHVLNLTDEEALINTIKQRYEAPLKEIFQC
- a CDS encoding K+/H+ antiporter subunit F, whose protein sequence is MLETVILIVFAMIGLSLILNLWRLLMGPSVPDRILALDTMYINSIALIILYGMNMGTGLYFEAALLIAMLGFVSTVAVCKYLLRGDIIE
- a CDS encoding elongation factor P hydroxylase; translated protein: MSYHYQDLIELFDKTFSQSYNTRLIRGDDEPIYLPQNSECSYNQIVFAHGYYASAFHEIAHWCHAGEKRRLLEDYGYWYAPDGRNEQQQAQFEQVEVIPQAIEWAFNVAVKKDFHVSSDNLDGFQSDSIDFKDKVFQQVEVFLQQGFPVRANQFIEALAHFYNTPLPLNTDGFIKNKEGK
- a CDS encoding ATP-NAD kinase family protein, with the protein product MMFKLGLVINPIAGVGGSVALKGSDDMVNHALALGADLKANERTQTALKVLLPYQDEITVYTANNQMGEQAAKSLGFTVELVYQTSTDKTQAIDTESTISALLAKQVDIILFAGGDGTARNIAKVVALNTQEKDSSQVPVLGIPAGCKIHSGVYAITPRAAGRVVELMVTKQLVTLTEGDVMDIDESLFRQGIVKAKRFGEMQIPSELRYVQAVKSGGKELDELVLQDISEDVISHMRDDDEGLFIIGSGSTTDFLMGELGLESTLLGVDLVKNQMLIANDVTEQQLWQQLISTKSSESSNLTLAQQNITLVITLIGGQGHIFGRGNQQLSPRIIRLILEQRGGKDNIMIIATKKKLAALNNKPLISDTGDNDLDQLLSGFMPITTGYKDQVLYLVSSPV
- a CDS encoding Na+/H+ antiporter subunit C: MELLYASCVGVLVFCGVFLILRSRTFPVVLGLTMLSYGVNLFLFSSGRLSLNSAAVLGYSEVYADPLPQAFVLTAIVIGFAMTAFVVILAIRGRADLGNDHVNGQVPENNKKGKV
- a CDS encoding Na+/H+ antiporter subunit G, with amino-acid sequence MTEWIISILLLIGGTFVLIGSIGLVKMPDFFMRLHGPTKATTLGMASLLTAAMIFFSTTQDGLSLKEILISIFLLLTAPVSAYMMIKSAIHHKLNSIERTKGKDNIEDDV